The following proteins come from a genomic window of Lemur catta isolate mLemCat1 chromosome 4, mLemCat1.pri, whole genome shotgun sequence:
- the DNAAF10 gene encoding dynein axonemal assembly factor 10 isoform X2, translating to MLSGAHLALSELTKSNLLGRLRAEYGKREGQTVSNVWSLVSRLVFCRGLGGVVAGGEIGWAMSAFEKPQIIAHIQKGLNYTVFDCKWVPCSAKFVTMGNFARGTGVIQLYEIQHGDLKLLREIEKAKPIKCGTFGAASLQQRYLATGDFGGNLHIWNLEAPETPVYSVKGHKEIINTIDGIGGLGIGEGAPEIVTGSRDGTVKVWDPRQKHDPVANMEAVQGENKRDCWTVAFGNAYNQEERVVCAGYDNGDIKLFDLRNMSLRWETNIKNGVCSLEFDRKDISMNKLVATSLEGKFHVFDMRTQHPTKGFASVSEKVRHLPQNRELFLTAGGAGSLHLWKYEYPIQRSKKDSEGVEMGVAGSVSLLQNVTLSTQPISSLDWSPDKRGLCICSSFDQTVRVLIVTKLHKI from the exons ATGCTCTCAGGAGCGCATCTGGCATTATCGGAGTTAACTAAATCCAACTTGTTAGGGCGTCTGCGGGCAGAATACGGAAAGCGGGAGGGACAAACTGTCTCTAACGTTTGGAGTCTGGTTTCCAGGTTGGTGTTTTGTCGGGGTCTGGGAGGGGTGGTTGCCGGAGGTGAAATCGGCTGGGCCATGTCGGCCTTCGAGAAGCCTCAGATCATCGCCCATATCCAGAAGGGCCTCAACTACACGGTGTTTGACTGTAAGTGGGTGCCCTGCAGTGCCAAATTTGTGACCATGGGCAACTTCGCACGGGGCACCGGCGTCATTCAGCTGTACGAGATCCAGCACGGGGACCTGAAGCTGCTTCGTGAG ATTGAAAAGGCCAAACCCATTAAATGTGGAACATTTGGTGCAGCGTCTTTACAGCAGCGATATTTAGCTACTGGAGATTTTGGTGGAAACCTTCATATATG GAATTTGGAAGCTCCGGAGACTCCAGTGTATTCTGTAAagggccataaagaaattataaataccaTAGATGGTATAGGTGGGCTAGGAATCGGAGAAGGAGCACCTGAAATTGTGACTGGCAGCCGAGATG GAACTGTGAAGGTGTGGGACCCAAGGCAAAAACACGATCCTGTTGCTAACATGGAAGCTGTACaaggagaaaacaagagagaCTGCTGGACTGTGGCATTTG GCAATGCTTATAATCAAGAGGAACGTGTTGTTTGTGCTGGCTATGACAATGGGGATATCAAGCTGTTTGATCTCAGAAATATGTCATTACGGTGGGAGACAAACATAAAAAATGGG GTGTGTAGCTTGGAATTTGACAGAAAAGACATAAGTATGAATAAGTTAGTAGCCACATCTCTGGAAGGAAAGTTTCATGTTTTTGACATGAGAACACAGCATCCAACCAAAGGCTTTGCCTCTGTTTCAGAAAAG GTCCGACACCTCCCACAGAACAGAGAGCTCTTTCTGACAGCTGGAGGCGCCGGCAGCCTTCACCTCTGGAAGTA CGAGTACCCCATTCAGCGGTCGAAGAAAGACTCCGAGGGAGTAGAGATGGGAGTTGCAGGTTCTGTCAGCCTTCTGCAGAATGTTACGTTGTCTACCCAGCCCATTTCAAGTTTGGACTGGAGTCCAGATAAAAGGGGTCTCTGCATCTGTAGTTCATTTGACCAAACAGTGAGAGTACTGATTGTTACAAAACTCCATAAAATTTGA
- the DNAAF10 gene encoding dynein axonemal assembly factor 10 isoform X1 — translation MLSGAHLALSELTKSNLLGRLRAEYGKREGQTVSNVWSLVSRLVFCRGLGGVVAGGEIGWAMSAFEKPQIIAHIQKGLNYTVFDCKWVPCSAKFVTMGNFARGTGVIQLYEIQHGDLKLLREIEKAKPIKCGTFGAASLQQRYLATGDFGGNLHIWNLEAPETPVYSVKGHKEIINTIDGIGGLGIGEGAPEIVTGSRDGTVKVWDPRQKHDPVANMEAVQGENKRDCWTVAFGNAYNQEERVVCAGYDNGDIKLFDLRNMSLRWETNIKNGVCSLEFDRKDISMNKLVATSLEGKFHVFDMRTQHPTKGFASVSEKAHKSTVWQVRHLPQNRELFLTAGGAGSLHLWKYEYPIQRSKKDSEGVEMGVAGSVSLLQNVTLSTQPISSLDWSPDKRGLCICSSFDQTVRVLIVTKLHKI, via the exons ATGCTCTCAGGAGCGCATCTGGCATTATCGGAGTTAACTAAATCCAACTTGTTAGGGCGTCTGCGGGCAGAATACGGAAAGCGGGAGGGACAAACTGTCTCTAACGTTTGGAGTCTGGTTTCCAGGTTGGTGTTTTGTCGGGGTCTGGGAGGGGTGGTTGCCGGAGGTGAAATCGGCTGGGCCATGTCGGCCTTCGAGAAGCCTCAGATCATCGCCCATATCCAGAAGGGCCTCAACTACACGGTGTTTGACTGTAAGTGGGTGCCCTGCAGTGCCAAATTTGTGACCATGGGCAACTTCGCACGGGGCACCGGCGTCATTCAGCTGTACGAGATCCAGCACGGGGACCTGAAGCTGCTTCGTGAG ATTGAAAAGGCCAAACCCATTAAATGTGGAACATTTGGTGCAGCGTCTTTACAGCAGCGATATTTAGCTACTGGAGATTTTGGTGGAAACCTTCATATATG GAATTTGGAAGCTCCGGAGACTCCAGTGTATTCTGTAAagggccataaagaaattataaataccaTAGATGGTATAGGTGGGCTAGGAATCGGAGAAGGAGCACCTGAAATTGTGACTGGCAGCCGAGATG GAACTGTGAAGGTGTGGGACCCAAGGCAAAAACACGATCCTGTTGCTAACATGGAAGCTGTACaaggagaaaacaagagagaCTGCTGGACTGTGGCATTTG GCAATGCTTATAATCAAGAGGAACGTGTTGTTTGTGCTGGCTATGACAATGGGGATATCAAGCTGTTTGATCTCAGAAATATGTCATTACGGTGGGAGACAAACATAAAAAATGGG GTGTGTAGCTTGGAATTTGACAGAAAAGACATAAGTATGAATAAGTTAGTAGCCACATCTCTGGAAGGAAAGTTTCATGTTTTTGACATGAGAACACAGCATCCAACCAAAGGCTTTGCCTCTGTTTCAGAAAAG GCTCATAAATCTACTGTATGGCAGGTCCGACACCTCCCACAGAACAGAGAGCTCTTTCTGACAGCTGGAGGCGCCGGCAGCCTTCACCTCTGGAAGTA CGAGTACCCCATTCAGCGGTCGAAGAAAGACTCCGAGGGAGTAGAGATGGGAGTTGCAGGTTCTGTCAGCCTTCTGCAGAATGTTACGTTGTCTACCCAGCCCATTTCAAGTTTGGACTGGAGTCCAGATAAAAGGGGTCTCTGCATCTGTAGTTCATTTGACCAAACAGTGAGAGTACTGATTGTTACAAAACTCCATAAAATTTGA